The DNA segment gcacaggctcaAAGGAAAAgcttgctttctctgttggctctgggagaaagtccttgtccCTTCAGTTTCTATTCTttggttctttggtgatcttcttgggctatggcatctatcttccctcatctctgctagcttacttgcttgtttaatctcttttatatcccaaaaaagattgatttaagatacaccctacactaatgctgtctcattaacataacaactaaaacccactcccaaatgaaattatagccataggtacaggggttaggatttacaacacatatttctggggaatgcaattcaatccacaaccttcctgatatctttaattatttcaaaagtttatcttttttttgttttgcttccttGGAATTTTGCACGGGGACAATCATATCATCTAGCAATTAGAGTTTATTTCCTTTTCCAATATGTATacctttttcttattctttttgtgtTATTGCATGAGCTAAACTTCTAGTACCAAGTTGAACAAGAGTGATGAGAGCAGACATCCTCACCTTGTTCCCCATCTTGGAGGAAAAGCCTTCAGTCTTTCACcactaagtatgatgttagcttgggtattttgttttgtttttatgctcTTTAGAAGGTTGCACAAGTTTCTCTCTATTCCTAGTTTACTGACATTTGTTATCGTGAATGGGCATTTAAtatatcaaatatttttctgcataAGTTGATATgatgatgtgatttttcttccttaTCCTGCTGATAAGGCAGGTTACATTGATAGATTTTCATATGTTGAACCAGCCTTACATACCAGGAATAAATTCCACTAGGTCATTGTTTATAAGTATTTATACACATTGATTTggtttgttaatattttgatgaggatttcagggtctaagttcatgagggaaatTTTCCTGTAGCATATTTTTGGTACTCTCTGTCATTTTGTTATTGGGGTAATCCTGgactcataaaatgagttagaaaTTGTTCTATTGTTCtcccttctattttctggaaaagatTGTGTGAAAGTggttttaattcttctttaaatatttggtagcatTCTCTAGTAAAATCATCtgggcctgggtttttttttttaagaactctcTAATTACAAATTGAATTTCTTCAATGGTTAAAAGGCTATTTAGATTGTCTGTTTTGGTAGTTTGTTTTTGACATCCATcttctaagttgtcaaatttatgtgtgtagagttgttcatagtatttcctgattattattatttacaggtCGTTTTTTACTGGACACTAGTTCTTAGTTAGGATGGTAAAGGATTCAACCACTTTTCCTGAAGGAGGGAGATGTGCCAAGGCAAAGggtgctgtgagtaggaatgctGACAGCTTCCTCCTTGCGGCTTCCTCTCAGTGGTACATATATAGCTGCTCATGTTTGAGTTCCTCGTTAGAAAAGCAGTAAATGAAAACCATGTAAGCTACCAGCACCATAGAAACCCCAGTGATTcttcttttctttacattgaCATACTTGTAATACTGTTACGGGAGaatggcctcggttcttgtcttcagtgtaggaaagaattcaaacactgagacaaatagtgccaagtgagcagaggtttattagcaagcagagggttagtagtaaaagtacacttgactaggaagcatcaagcgggctactcagagaaagaatctgagtgcctgatagtcattttcttagggttttgtactccttttttctcttgatttgTCTTTATTAACACttaaaagccaggacaagacTCCCCTATGAAAagtatttccttggcttaaggtttaattaccaagttagagattttatcaagttagggactttatcaagttaagggcattatcaaatcaaagacccctgtaaagatcatttccttggcttagaGTTTAACTATGTAgagaccatcttattgaggaatttcACCATCTCCTGTCTCTTTCTTTGTTGGGATTGTTTTACTGAGGCATGTcaccctgcctcttcctcttcccgagtgcaagctctcccccttccccttacAATACCAGTCATAAACTCTTTGAAATGCTCCAGTGATGACATTAGGAGTGAAATCCAACATTAGTATCCAGCTTGGTAGCTTCCCTATTTTGACATCCATAAGTTTCTTCTCCTTTAATGGTACAGTTGACGCCATCTTGGAGTCCTGGGTGTCTGCTGCCCCTGAATATCTTCTTAATGGCATAGAATCTGTAATGATATTGCTTACTTCATCCCAGCTATCCAGCTATTGGCAATTTTTGtcttgtctctttctctcttttttggtaGAGTCTTGCTAGAAGCTTATCAATTATATTGACAATTTTGAATAagcatctttttatttcattgattttttaagttattttcctattttaaaaataatttatttcctttcttatctttagtgtttccttctttttttgagtttattttgctcttttttctaCTTAACAGAGAAAGGAACTTACTTCGTTGGTTTCAGACTTCTCATCTCTAATGTAAGCATTTGATTCCATAAATTTACCCATCATTACTCCTTTTGCCATATCCCAtgtattttgatatgttgtgttttgcTTTCATTCAGTGTCatgaatttttaaagtttattttgagaCTTCCTCATTTACCCATGCCTTACTTAGAAGTGTGCTGTTTAATTCTCATGTGCTTAGATATTTTCCTATagcctttttatttttgatttctaatttaattttctaTGATCAGAGAACAACTCTATGATTTCGATTGTTCTAAATGTGTTAAGTTGTGTTTTACAGGACAGGTTATGTTCTATCTTGGTAAAAACTCTGCCcttgaaaaaataaatgtgtattctgttgttgttgggtggaaaGTTCTTGTTGCTTGATTGTGTcgttaaaatattttacatcctTGCTAATTTTCAGTTGATTAGCTCTAGCCCTTGGTGAGGTGAAAGTGTTGAATTCCTCAATTCtgatgtgaatttctttatttctctttttgcctgTATCTGTGCAGCAACTGAAGAAAGTAGTTTTGCTCCCACTGCCTGCATGACCTTTACACTGAAATTGTACTGAAAGAATGTACCCTAGGGGAAATAGAACCCCTCCCCCAGAGCTTTAGTGGTAAGGTCTCCTAGTGCCTTAGTGGGGAGATGTAAAATTAACTATAAAATCGCATCCTGACAAGATCTAATCTTAGATCCCAGAAGGGGAGGGAACGTTCTTCCTTTGACTCCATCAAGACCATCATGCACCCTGAACCTAGACCGCATCAAGCAGCACCTTCATCTTTCTCCCCTTCCTCTTTCCATGGACTCTAGCATGTATACCCTCTGGTCTGAGGTATATAATCCCCAGCTCCTTGTGTCCCTTTGTTTCCTTGCCTGGGACACATTGagggtctatgcaggggtgaaaagtATTCAAAATCCAGGGACCGCTTATGCCTGTGCctggcaaaggagctgtttctgccctgagttccaagtttaagggagccagcagattatttatttatccctgtttgttaatttgttccttccccaagaccaggaggatggctcagggcttgTGACAGGTCCTATTTTCAGCCCAAGGAAAGCAgctgtcactgaagccagctcgggacctggtgcagagtggggCAGGGTCAGTAGTTAAGTGGGAGAGAATTTTTTctaaaggggtgttttttggtccaCATGGTAGATTGGAAGCAAATACTTATCATGCTAAGAGCATcgttttttgctgattctggacgCATGAGTGGACTCGTCAtctgcttggtctctcctgatgtagaAAATGCAAcccgaatgccactgcttgcctcaccacactTGCATCAGAGGATCTGGCCTGTGAGGTGCCGGTTCCCACTGAGTCAAGTCTGGCGATTCCTcagtgcttctgaactgtcttttccTCCCTGTGCCATTTAGTCCAGttcttcagctttgcctttgatgttcagggctcctagattctcatacataatcgattcacttgtttattcaggtctttgttgtaagagggaccactggaagcctctgactactctgtcatcttggccccgcccccccaTCTTGTCTTAAAATACTCTTTAAGTCTTATTGTCTTTCACCTATTCTTCTGAGACTCCAAAGATAAGAATGTCACATCTATTGTTATCGTCCCACAGGCTCCTGTggttctgtttgttttattttctctctgttgttgaGGTTGGGTTAATTCCATTGTTCTGTACTCCTCGTGTTCACTGATTATACCCTCTTTCTTTCCACTCTACATTGAGCCCATCcagcaaaatcttttttttttaatttttcattagaaaattctcatttattctttttcaataacTCTTAATTCTTTCCTGATATAGTCtatattttttcatgtttgttgAGAAGATGTGTACTAATGGTTGAATAATTTTAATGACagaatctttataatttttgttttataattccaacatctgatttttcttgCTATAGGTGTCAGTCGTTTATCCTTCCTCATTTACGTTGTCATTTTCATGGACTTGGTCCAAAAGATGATACTTAATTTT comes from the Elephas maximus indicus isolate mEleMax1 chromosome 24, mEleMax1 primary haplotype, whole genome shotgun sequence genome and includes:
- the LOC126066816 gene encoding ATP synthase subunit f, mitochondrial-like; protein product: MASTVPLKEKKLMDVKIGKLPSWILMLDFTPNVITGAFQRVYDWYYYKYVNVKKRRITGVSMVLVAYMVFIYCFSNEELKHEQLYMYH